The Coffea arabica cultivar ET-39 chromosome 4e, Coffea Arabica ET-39 HiFi, whole genome shotgun sequence genome includes a window with the following:
- the LOC113742990 gene encoding uncharacterized protein isoform X2, whose product MHCTETQETTGDTNNCVLALASNNSATNNLQERRPWEKLQAETKLIESSATPLCDRIGVDRGQCPKPAAKVNSRQGKKKRDKHTTRHPNAVNLDHRVDNMTNNSGILSNVSACAMDNISSGPVSELIPNEGRSKQKRRYTMETDEKTVQSEISNLMTCSPVDEDVLPVSVKSIPTEDLEMKNNVAGYCLSGGRKEATEECKKHILSESADISVKVEARSCRATLKSEKCLRPLNSDGIPVSAGKIKVESSLLESHDDDEGVTNDSSEMKFQKTCQRTCQIREVVKTYSRKRKKVYDYPMVVSKSFQEDTSSLAEENMKKSSSDHAVQMYSGDCSKDLNEKKLVEGVLEDLLLDKVDDGCTDVESLGMENERRTDIDNCKRKTTEGCLDKDVPLVHSAEQHFEQCERVKPDHVMGMQGDSRISHVAKEIDEESGKIVSDEYVDKHSLPSLSDLSNSRYATPQVDNYMNNSLGRSLIGSYGKKLLVLDINGLLADIVRVPHRCMPDAIISGKAVFKRPFCDDFLQFCFTRFSVGIWSSRTKRNVELILDFLMGDAKKKLLFCWDQYHCTETGFNTVENREKPLLVKKLKKLWEKYERNLPWERGEYNETNTLLIDDSPHKALGNPPHTAIFPYSYQYSDEDDNSLGPGGALRVYLEGLGNAENVQKYVEENPFGQRPITEKNLSWRFYLKVIEAISSTSRDIPYRYSRENYHWRARDTPDRYSREHYHWRARDTLNRYSRENYHWRARDTPNTYSRENYHWQANR is encoded by the exons ATGCACTGTACGGAAACGCAAGAAACCACGGGGGACACTAATAATTGCGTTTTGGCATTGGCTTCAAATAACAGTGCCACGAATAATCTGCAAGAAAGAAGGCCCTGGGAGAAATTGCAGGCTGAAACTAAATTGATAGAGAGCTCTGCTACTCCTTTATGTGATAGAATTGGTGTAGACAGAGGCCAGTGTCCAAAACCTGCTGCTAAAGTGAATTCAAGGCAGGGAAAGAAAAAGAGGGACAAGCATACTACAAGGCACCCTAATGCTGTAAACCTTGATCACCGGGTGGACAATATGACCAATAATTCTGGGATCCTAAGCAATGTTTCTGCATGTGCTATGGACAATATCAGTTCTGGTCCAGTTTCAGAGTTGATACCCAATGAAGGAAGAAGTAAACAGAAAAGGAGGTACACTATGGAGACTGATGAGAAGACTGTGCAATCAGAAATTTCTAATCTCATGACTTGCAGTCCTGTTGATGAAGATGTATTACCCGTATCAGTTAAGTCTATCCCAACAGAAGATTTAGAAATGAAGAACAATGTTGCAGGTTATTGTTTATCTGGGGGGAGGAAAGAAGCAACTGAGGAATGTAAGAAGCATATCCTTTCTGAGAGTGCTGATATTTCTGTGAAAGTTGAAGCTAGAAGTTGTAGAGCTACCTTGAAATCAGAAAAGTGTCTTCGTCCTCTTAATTCAGATGGGATACCCGTCTCTGCGGGCAAGATTAAGGTTGAGAGCAGTTTGCTGGAGAgtcatgatgatgatgagggGGTTACTAATGATTCATCAGAAATGAAGTTTCAGAAAACCTGCCAAAGAACTTGTCAAATAAGAGAAGTAGTCAAGACTTATtccaggaaaaggaaaaaagtctATGATTACCCTATGGTTGTCTCAAAGTCCTTCCAGGAGGATACTAGCTCTTTAGCGGAAGAGAACATGAAAAAATCTTCTTCAGATCATGCAGTTCAAATGTATTCAGGTGACTGTAGCAAGGATTTGAATGAAAAGAAGTTGGTTGAAGGAGTTTTGGAAGATCTTCTACTGGACAAAGTTGATGATGGCTGTACAGATGTTGAAAGCCTAGGGATGGAGAACGAGAGACGTACGGACATAGATAATTGTAAGAGAAAAACAACTGAAGGTTGTCTGGATAAGGATGTGCCTTTAGTACACAGTGCTGAACAACATTTTGAGCAGTGTGAGAGGGTAAAGCCTGATCACGTCATGGGTATGCAGGGTGATTCGAGAATATCACATGTGGCTAAAGAAATTGATGAAGAATCTGGAAAGATAGTCTCCGATGAATATGTGGATAAACACTCACTTCCATCACTATCAGATCTGAGCAATTCGAGGTATGCTACCCCCCAGGTTGACAATTACATGAATAATTCACTCGGAAGATCTCTGATTGGCAGTTATGGAAAAAAGCTTCTCGTCCTTGATATAAATGGGCTGCTGGCTGATATTGTTCGTGTACCACATAGATGTATGCCTGATGCAATAATATCAGGGAAAGCAG TTTTCAAGAGGCCATTTTGTGATGACTTTTTGCAATTCTGCTTTACAAGATTCAGCGTTGGTATCTGGTCATCAAGAACGAA GCGAAATGTAGAGttaattcttgattttctcATGGGGGATGCTAAGAAGAAGTTACTCTTTTGTTGG GATCAATATCATTGTACTGAGACTGGTTTCAACACCGTTGAGAACAGAGAAAAGCCTCTCCTAGTGAAGAAACTTAAGAAATTATGGGAGAAGTATGAACGAAATCTACCCTGGGAAAGAGGAGAATACAATGAAACAAACACGCTTTTGATAGATGACTCTCCGCATAAGGCCTTAGGGAATCCA CCACATACAGCTATCTTTCCCTACTCATATCAATATTCAGATGAGGATGATAATTCATTAG GACCTGGAGGTGCTTTGCGAGTCTATCTGGAAGGACTAGGCAATGCTGAAAATGTACAGAAGTATGTAGAGGAAAATCCTTTTGGTCAGCGACCCATCACAGAGAAAAATTTATCCTGGCGTTTCTATCTTAAGGTTATTGAAGCAATTTCATCAACATCCAGAGATATTCCTTATAGATATTCAAGAGAAAATTATCACTGGCGAGCAAGAGATACTCCTGATAGATATTCAAGAGAACATTATCACTGGCGAGCAAGAGATACTCTGAATAGATATTCAAGAGAAAATTATCACTGGCGAGCAAGAGACACTCCTAATACATATTCAAGAGAAAATTATCACTGGCAAGCAAATAGATAA
- the LOC113742990 gene encoding uncharacterized protein isoform X1 — protein sequence MHCTETQETTGDTNNCVLALASNNSATNNLQERRPWEKLQAETKLIESSATPLCDRIGVDRGQCPKPAAKVNSRQGKKKRDKHTTRHPNAVNLDHRVDNMTNNSGILSNVSACAMDNISSGPVSELIPNEGRSKQKRRYTMETDEKTVQSEISNLMTCSPVDEDVLPVSVKSIPTEDLEMKNNVAGYCLSGGRKEATEECKKHILSESADISVKVEARSCRATLKSEKCLRPLNSDGIPVSAGKIKVESSLLESHDDDEGVTNDSSEMKFQKTCQRTCQIREVVKTYSRKRKKVYDYPMVVSKSFQEDTSSLAEENMKKSSSDHAVQMYSGDCSKDLNEKKLVEGVLEDLLLDKVDDGCTDVESLGMENERRTDIDNCKRKTTEGCLDKDVPLVHSAEQHFEQCERVKPDHVMGMQGDSRISHVAKEIDEESGKIVSDEYVDKHSLPSLSDLSNSRYATPQVDNYMNNSLGRSLIGSYGKKLLVLDINGLLADIVRVPHRCMPDAIISGKAVFKRPFCDDFLQFCFTRFSVGIWSSRTKRNVELILDFLMGDAKKKLLFCWDQYHCTETGFNTVENREKPLLVKKLKKLWEKYERNLPWERGEYNETNTLLIDDSPHKALGNPPHTAIFPYSYQYSDEDDNSLAGPGGALRVYLEGLGNAENVQKYVEENPFGQRPITEKNLSWRFYLKVIEAISSTSRDIPYRYSRENYHWRARDTPDRYSREHYHWRARDTLNRYSRENYHWRARDTPNTYSRENYHWQANR from the exons ATGCACTGTACGGAAACGCAAGAAACCACGGGGGACACTAATAATTGCGTTTTGGCATTGGCTTCAAATAACAGTGCCACGAATAATCTGCAAGAAAGAAGGCCCTGGGAGAAATTGCAGGCTGAAACTAAATTGATAGAGAGCTCTGCTACTCCTTTATGTGATAGAATTGGTGTAGACAGAGGCCAGTGTCCAAAACCTGCTGCTAAAGTGAATTCAAGGCAGGGAAAGAAAAAGAGGGACAAGCATACTACAAGGCACCCTAATGCTGTAAACCTTGATCACCGGGTGGACAATATGACCAATAATTCTGGGATCCTAAGCAATGTTTCTGCATGTGCTATGGACAATATCAGTTCTGGTCCAGTTTCAGAGTTGATACCCAATGAAGGAAGAAGTAAACAGAAAAGGAGGTACACTATGGAGACTGATGAGAAGACTGTGCAATCAGAAATTTCTAATCTCATGACTTGCAGTCCTGTTGATGAAGATGTATTACCCGTATCAGTTAAGTCTATCCCAACAGAAGATTTAGAAATGAAGAACAATGTTGCAGGTTATTGTTTATCTGGGGGGAGGAAAGAAGCAACTGAGGAATGTAAGAAGCATATCCTTTCTGAGAGTGCTGATATTTCTGTGAAAGTTGAAGCTAGAAGTTGTAGAGCTACCTTGAAATCAGAAAAGTGTCTTCGTCCTCTTAATTCAGATGGGATACCCGTCTCTGCGGGCAAGATTAAGGTTGAGAGCAGTTTGCTGGAGAgtcatgatgatgatgagggGGTTACTAATGATTCATCAGAAATGAAGTTTCAGAAAACCTGCCAAAGAACTTGTCAAATAAGAGAAGTAGTCAAGACTTATtccaggaaaaggaaaaaagtctATGATTACCCTATGGTTGTCTCAAAGTCCTTCCAGGAGGATACTAGCTCTTTAGCGGAAGAGAACATGAAAAAATCTTCTTCAGATCATGCAGTTCAAATGTATTCAGGTGACTGTAGCAAGGATTTGAATGAAAAGAAGTTGGTTGAAGGAGTTTTGGAAGATCTTCTACTGGACAAAGTTGATGATGGCTGTACAGATGTTGAAAGCCTAGGGATGGAGAACGAGAGACGTACGGACATAGATAATTGTAAGAGAAAAACAACTGAAGGTTGTCTGGATAAGGATGTGCCTTTAGTACACAGTGCTGAACAACATTTTGAGCAGTGTGAGAGGGTAAAGCCTGATCACGTCATGGGTATGCAGGGTGATTCGAGAATATCACATGTGGCTAAAGAAATTGATGAAGAATCTGGAAAGATAGTCTCCGATGAATATGTGGATAAACACTCACTTCCATCACTATCAGATCTGAGCAATTCGAGGTATGCTACCCCCCAGGTTGACAATTACATGAATAATTCACTCGGAAGATCTCTGATTGGCAGTTATGGAAAAAAGCTTCTCGTCCTTGATATAAATGGGCTGCTGGCTGATATTGTTCGTGTACCACATAGATGTATGCCTGATGCAATAATATCAGGGAAAGCAG TTTTCAAGAGGCCATTTTGTGATGACTTTTTGCAATTCTGCTTTACAAGATTCAGCGTTGGTATCTGGTCATCAAGAACGAA GCGAAATGTAGAGttaattcttgattttctcATGGGGGATGCTAAGAAGAAGTTACTCTTTTGTTGG GATCAATATCATTGTACTGAGACTGGTTTCAACACCGTTGAGAACAGAGAAAAGCCTCTCCTAGTGAAGAAACTTAAGAAATTATGGGAGAAGTATGAACGAAATCTACCCTGGGAAAGAGGAGAATACAATGAAACAAACACGCTTTTGATAGATGACTCTCCGCATAAGGCCTTAGGGAATCCA CCACATACAGCTATCTTTCCCTACTCATATCAATATTCAGATGAGGATGATAATTCATTAG CAGGACCTGGAGGTGCTTTGCGAGTCTATCTGGAAGGACTAGGCAATGCTGAAAATGTACAGAAGTATGTAGAGGAAAATCCTTTTGGTCAGCGACCCATCACAGAGAAAAATTTATCCTGGCGTTTCTATCTTAAGGTTATTGAAGCAATTTCATCAACATCCAGAGATATTCCTTATAGATATTCAAGAGAAAATTATCACTGGCGAGCAAGAGATACTCCTGATAGATATTCAAGAGAACATTATCACTGGCGAGCAAGAGATACTCTGAATAGATATTCAAGAGAAAATTATCACTGGCGAGCAAGAGACACTCCTAATACATATTCAAGAGAAAATTATCACTGGCAAGCAAATAGATAA